The segment atttttttgtaaaatcttatatttaaacaattataattttatttatttctgttaGACCATTTGCAAAGCACATTgttgttcaataaatttaacgttctaaaaatgtaaaattttttattgtttagaaagttttattttatttggctatttatgaaatattttttgatacaaagtattttatattattttagtttagatAATTCAAAGgaagtttgaaaattgttttgttaaataaggaaaatagaagtttaaattcattctcttgacatttttgattCATTTCTTTGACATACATTAATGAAAGACTTCTAAAAAACCCCTCCGCATCTATAAATCGGTCTTTCTTTTACTCTAAGGAATTTCTCGACAACTTCATCTTTCTTTATAAGTTCACAATTATCtatcgtaaattttttcaaactttcgAATCCATTTGTCAAAACATCTCTCAAATGTTCCAATGATGGAGAAACCTTGACTTCTAAATCCAAATATACGTTTGTTTTGAACTCAAACGTTTCAAGTTTTGGAAAAAACTTGTCAATTTTCTCAATTGCTTCAACTGACAATTCTGGAGTCGGAAATTGGATGTTAGctaccaaaattttttgtaaagaaggCAGACAATTTTGgaagatattttttagatcaaactcttttggtttttgaaaattcacaaattccAAATTCTCCCATTTTTGCAAAGTCATAGAAGACGGAAATCCAAAGACAATAAGTTCTCTTCCATTTGGGTTCTCTTAGATTTGGCGTATAGCTATTAAGAATAGTTTTATAACATTCCTCACACTGAACATCAGAGAGATATAGTTCTAAAAGAGATGGAAAACTGATGATGTCATGATTCAACTTACAAATCGCAACGTCAATAtccaattcatttatttttgccaaatttttcgTACTCAATTCTCTTAACATTGAAATGTCCTCAATGATGGCTATATTCAACTCTCGAATATGTTCCATGTTATTTAAATCCTCTTCTAACTTCATTGGCAGTCCTTCAGAATATTGAATATCGAGTTGTTGCATTCTGCATTTGCTAAAATCCAAAAGTTCTTCTTTCACCAAACTTGAGAACCCATCAACTCTTGCTTTGACTAGTTTAAAGTTCACATTCAAAGCATACATTGTTGTGTTAAAATTTGGCAACCATTTAGGTTCCGTTAGACAATCAACTTTGAAATGTATTACGACATCTTTTGGTATCATTTTACGTAATGCAGGAAGTTCACTCATGATGATATGGTTTATTTCTCCAAAATCAACATAGTCTATTGAAACTGCaaccttttttatattttcgaaaaaaacgttttttgatGCAACTTCACGGAATCTCGGAAAATCGGAGGTTATTTCAAAAGACAAAGATTCAACAAATGTCAATTCTGGCAACAAATCATTATAGAAGCTCTTGAAGCAATCTTCTTTGAATCCATTTTTACGAAGACATTTACCAAGCTTTGTAaactttttcgttttatttaattcaacgaCTACCAACTTTTCATAAGAACCTTTTGCTGCTGCCAAAGTTGAGACCATTGCATCAACTCGACTTTCGTTTGTTAAGTAGATGGTACGATCCTCGCGAAAATTTAGTGGTTCCATAAAATATTCGTACCATTTCTTACAGACTTCTTTGCATTTTAAGCGATCGTCACGTGAGAGTCTCTTGAAAATCATCTCCAAttcctgaaaaaattaagaaaattaaatacaagtCGAGTTCAATACcgaatttttcttcgaaaagtGGTAAAGAATTAGGTAAAAGGTCTTTTTTGAGGGCAAAAGTTTTGCTTACGTCATGATTTAATTGAAGAATATGAcacattttgtataaaatattaagactTGTTAAAATTGCGTCTGAATCGCTTCAAGTTATAAATTATTCTGCAATTTCACAACTGATTATCTGTTAGTTTTGGATACTTTGGCTATTCTACTGATAACGCTAccctgcaaaaaatatttaacaattttttttcattattaaaaaaaaaaaaaaaaataaataaataaataaaaattgataaaaaaaataattttcataaaaaactaattttcattaaatttttcattcattatttttgaaaaatgaacaatttgtaTGTCGATTGGAATTCATATGGAATTCATACCGCATTTCTCCAAGGATACATGAACGTCAAATTCTGTCAAATGTTTATCACAACTGTCAAATTCGACGAAGTCCACGTattttaatcacaaaaatattttccgattTGTCCGTTCGAGATGAAAACCCTAATTTTCCTGCTGAAAATCTGCCTGAGCATCATGTATGCGCAGGCAATCATGTTCAACCTGAACccaaacacacaaaagtgCTTGAAAGAGGAGATGCAAGCTCATCAAATTGTCGCTGGCGAATACGAAGTCAGTTCGGCACCCGGACAAAAAATTGACTATGTGGTAAGTTTCGTgcgaaaattcacaaaaaaataattttaaaaaaattaattttaaattttttcgtaggTTCGCGACAGCAAGGGAcacattttcacacaaaaagagGACATTTCGAGGGGGAAATTCTCAATTACGTCAGAAGTGTACGACACTTATGAGATTTGTTTCATCTCGAAAGTGCTCGGAGGGCATAACGGCGTCGTGCAAGAAGTCTCGTTGAACACCAAAAAGGGCATCGAGACCAAAAGTTACGAAGGAGTGAGttgaattgatgaaatttcatcaaaaaaaatcatttttaacaaaattttgtattttagttGGGCGAAGCTGCTAAATTGAAACCTCTCGAAGTAGATCTCAAACGTTTGGAAGATCTCTCGGATGCAATTGTTCAAGATTTTGCTTTGATGCGCAAAAATGAGGAAGAAATGCGAGACACTAATGGTT is part of the Culicoides brevitarsis isolate CSIRO-B50_1 chromosome 3, AGI_CSIRO_Cbre_v1, whole genome shotgun sequence genome and harbors:
- the LOC134834572 gene encoding transmembrane emp24 domain-containing protein bai, with protein sequence MKTLIFLLKICLSIMYAQAIMFNLNPNTQKCLKEEMQAHQIVAGEYEVSSAPGQKIDYVVRDSKGHIFTQKEDISRGKFSITSEVYDTYEICFISKVLGGHNGVVQEVSLNTKKGIETKSYEGLGEAAKLKPLEVDLKRLEDLSDAIVQDFALMRKNEEEMRDTNESTNNRVLFFSIFSMCCLLGLATWQVLYLRRFFKAKKLIE